In a single window of the Etheostoma spectabile isolate EspeVRDwgs_2016 chromosome 3, UIUC_Espe_1.0, whole genome shotgun sequence genome:
- the hspa13 gene encoding heat shock 70 kDa protein 13 — MSGEMSMIGSVILALFLAGYLGQQYLPPPKPKVIGLDLGTTFCSVGVFHPGSGEVEVIADEEGRKSIPSAVSFTTTAVLAGHEAVDLADSNPQNTVYDAKRFIGKIFEPEVLDRESARYPFKVINNNGSAEFLISTNHTFVVSPEFIGSRLLLKMKKMAERHLDMPIQKAVISVPAEFDERQRNYTIRAANLAGLEILRVINEPTAAAMAYGLHKADVFNVLVVDLGGGTLDVSLLNKQGGMFLTRAMAGNNKLGGQDFSQRLLQYTIERAQQEFGVPPTHTEDIHHLRQAVEAAKLNLTLQPSVTIRVPLHLHTHGSSASPEDSAPAPVLFQAVITRELFEEINKDLFQKILAPVETVLAEGHLEKEDVDEIVLVGGSTRIPRIRRLVREYFGKEPNTSVDPDLAVVTGVAIQAGIMGGSWPLQVSAIEIPNRHLRKTNFS; from the exons ATGTCCGGAGAAATGTCTATGATTG GTTCGGTGATCCTGGCCCTGTTCCTAGCGGGCTATCTGGGCCAGCAGTACTTGCCGCCCCCGAAACCGAAAGTGATCGGCCTGGATCTGGGCACCACCTTTTGCTCGGTCGGCGTCTTCCATCCGGGCAGCGGGGAGGTGGAAGTGATCGCAGATGAAGAGGGCAGGAAGAGCATCCCCAGCGCCGTCTCATTCACCACCACTGCGGTGCTGGCTGGACACGAAGCCGTGGACCTGGCCGACAGCAACCCTCAAAACACCGTCTACGATGCCAAGAGGTTCATCGGGAAGATATTTGAACCGGAGGTCCTGGACCGGGAGAGTGCTCGGTACCCGTTTAAG GTGATAAATAACAACGGAAGTGCAGAGTTTCTGATCTCCACCAACCACACCTTCGTTGTAAGCCCCGAGTTCATCGGCTCCAGGCTGCTgctgaagatgaagaagatggCCGAGCGACACCTTGACATGCCCATCCAGAAAGCTGTCATCTCGGTGCCTGCAGAGTTTGACGAGAGACAGAGGAACTACACGATCAGGGCCGCCAACCTCGCTG GCCTGGAGATCCTGCGTGTGATCAATGAGCCTACAGCTGCAGCCATGGCCTACGGCCTGCACAAGGCGGATGTATTTAATGTGCTGGTGGTGGACCTTGGGGGGGGGACCCTGGATGTTTCTCTGCTCAACAAACAGGGAGGCATGTTCCTCACCAGAGCCATGGCAG GGAACAACAAGCTGGGAGGTCAAGACTTTAGCCAGAGGTTGCTCCAGTACACCATAGAGCGAGCGCAACAGGAGTTTGGCGTCCCACCCACTCATACAGAGGACATCCACCATCTCCGACAGGCTGTGGAAGCCGCCAAGCTCAACCTCACCCTCCAACCCAGCGTCACCATCAGGGTGCCGCTGCACCTTCACACCCATGGCAGCTCCGCGTCACCCGAAGACTCGGCACCAGCTCCGGTTCTCTTCCAGGCTGTGATCACTCGCGAGCTGTTTGAGGAGATCAACAAGGACCTTTTCCAGAAGATCCTTGCTCCCGTTGAGACGGTGTTGGCTGAGGGCCACCTAGAGAAAGAGGATGTGGATGAGATTGTTCTGGTCGGAGGGTCTACCAGGATCCCGAGGATCAGAAGGCTGGTCAGGGAGTACTTTGGGAAGGAGCCCAACACATCAGTAGACCCTGACCTGGCTGTGGTCACAGGTGTGGCCATTCAGGCTGGCATCATGGGCGGCTCCTGGCCTTTACAAGTGAGCGCTATAGAAATCCCTAACAGACACTTGCGCAAGACGAACTTCAGCTAA
- the gdpd5b gene encoding LOW QUALITY PROTEIN: glycerophosphodiester phosphodiesterase domain-containing protein 5 (The sequence of the model RefSeq protein was modified relative to this genomic sequence to represent the inferred CDS: inserted 1 base in 1 codon), translated as MVKHQPLQVYERQLCLSCITGIYGCRWKRYQRSHDDTTKWELLWSLILLFTFCLLLVWFYFWWEAHNDYNEFNWFLYNRSGEWSDGTVPILATTAAGFTYIAFLMVLALCHVALGQQLNLHWLHKIGVAAALFTTIVGVISVNQTWGQEWDVIPISLQATGPFLHIGALAAVTALSWIVAGQVARTEKTMFQVVVVLLYLSALLGLYVVPLYITSPCIMDPTTLKQRPDVIGHQGAPMLAPENTLWSFQRALQMNVTGFEADVAISVDGVPFLMHDRTLRRTTDVEKVFPDRQMEDASFFNWTDLQQLNAGQWFLKDDPFWTVHNLSPREKDLIANQTVCSLEQLLKMAFYHNSTMVFRLRRPPPEHPRYHSWVNDTLQAVQQSEVPQSLVMWTPDEHRAQVRQLAPGLIQTSVEKRSPQFLHQYGISRLLXRYNQASPQEIRNFSQSNINLTLYTINEPWLYSVLWCSGVSSVSSEASHILKKVPYPIWLMRPDEYCLMWVSVDLISFAVVIGIFIFQKYRMSGMRSYNPEQIMLSAAVGRSSRDLNVMKEKLIFSEVGNGVGSAEELYTDNGYDYYTNQGISQ; from the exons TGGGAGCTGCTGTGgtccctcatcctcctctttacTTTTTGTCTGCTGCTGGTCTGGTTCTACTTCTGGTGGGAGGCACATAACGACTACAATGAGTTCAACTG GTTCCTCTACAACCGCTCTGGGGAGTGGAGTGATGGCACTGTTCCCATCCTGGCCACCACCGCTGCTGGCTTCACCTACATCGCATTTTTAATG gttTTAGCACTTTGCCACGTTGCACTTGGGCAACAATTGAATTTACACTGGCTCCATAAG ATAGGAGTGGCTGCTGCTCTGTTCACCACCATTGTTGGGGTGATATCTGTCAATCAAACATGGGGGCAAGAGTGGGACGTCATCCCCATCTCCCTGCAG GCCACAGGTCCGTTCCTGCACATAGGGGCTCTCGCTGCGGTCACAGCTTTGTCTTGGATTGTGGCTGGACAGGTCGCCCGCACAGAAAAAACAA TGTTTCAGGTAGTGGTCGTGCTGCTTTATCTCAGTGCGTTACTGGGACTGTACGTGGTGCCCCTATACATCACCTCCCCCTGCATCATGGACCCCACCACCCTCAAACAACGTCCTGATGTCATTGGCCACCAGGGAGCCCCCATG CTTGCTCCAGAGAACACACTGTGGTCCTTCCAGCGAGCTTTGCAGATGAATGTCACTGGGTTTGAGGCTGACGTGGCTATCAG CGTGGATGGAGTGCCTTTTCTGATGCACGACCGCACCCTAAGGAGGACCACTGATGTGGAGAAGGTCTTCCCAGACAGACAAATGGAAGACGCCTCATTCTTCAACTGGACAGATCTGCAACAACTCAACGCAGGACAGTGGTTCCTCAAG GATGACCCTTTCTGGACGGTGCACAACCTGTCCCCACGTGAGAAGGATCTAATTGCCAACCAGACTGTGTGCAGCCTAGAGCAGCTTCTAAAGATGGCTTTCTATCATAACAGCACAATGGTTTTCCGGCTGAGGAGGCCTCCTCCAGAGCACCCCCGCTACCACAGCTGGGTCAATGATACACTGCAGGCTGTGCAGCAATCTGAGGTTCCTCAGAGTCTG GTGATGTGGACTCCAGATGAACACAGAGCCCAGGTAAGACAGCTGGCACCCGGTCTGATCCAGACCTCAGTGGAGAAACGGAGTCCTCAATTTCTCCATCAGTACGGCATCAGCAGACTGC CTAGATATAACCAGGCCAGCCCTCAGGAAATCAG AAACTTCTCCCAGAGCAACATCAACCTCACCCTTTACACCATCAATGAGCCCTGGCTGTACTCAGTGCTCTGGTGCAGTGGGGTGTCTTCAGTTTCCTCAGAGGCCTCGCATATCCTGAAAAAGGTGCCTTACCCCATCTGGCTCATG agaccagatgaatactgCCTGATGTGGGTGTCTGTGGACCTCATCTCCTTTGCGGTAGTCATAGGAATATTCATCTTCCAGAA GTATCGGATGAGCGGTATGCGCAGCTACAACCCTGAACAGATCATGCTGAGTGCTGCAGTCGGGAGGTCGAGCCGAGACCTCAACGTCATGAAGGAGAAACTTATCTTCTCTG AGGTGGGGAATGGAGTCGGCAGTGCTGAAGAGCTGTACACGGACAATGGCTACGACTACTACACCAATCAGGGCATTAGCCAATGA